From the Pseudomonas syringae KCTC 12500 genome, the window ACTCGCTGACGCTCAATCGCCCGGTGTCGGAGTTGCTGATCGAACGTCTGCCTCAAACCCTGAGCCTCGCGGGGCTTGCCATTGTTCTGTCACTGATCGGCGGGATCGGTCTGGCGTATCTCACAGCCTACGTACGCTGGCAGCCCTTGAAGGTCGCCTTGTCACGACTGCCGTCGCTGGGCTTCTCGGTGCCGGTCTTCTGGATGGGCCTGCTGTTCATTCAACTGTTCGCGTTCACTCTTGGCTGGTTCCCGGCGACCGGCAATCAGGGTTTCTCAAGCCTGATATTGCCAGCCGTCACGCTGGCGATCCCTAGCGCCGCGGTGTACGCCCAGGTCCTGCAACGCGGCTTTCAGGGCGTCTGGAAAGAGCCCTACATCATCACCGCTTATGCCAAGGGCCTGACCCGCGCGCAGGTTCAAGCCCGCCATGCGTTCAAGAACGCTGCCCTGCCGCTGCTGACACTGATCGGCCTGCAGGTTGGCAACACAGTGTCCGGCGCGGTGCTGGTGGAGACCATTTTTGCCCGCTCCGGGGTCGGTCGACTTGCCCAGGAAGCCGTACTGCGTCAGGACATCCCGGTGGTACTGGCCATCGTTGCGGTCTCCGCAGCTGCGTTCGTCGTGGTCAATCTGATCGTTGACCTGCTGTATCCCGCGCTGGATCCGCGCATCGCCCATATGCCAAAGGTCTCCTGAAGACATGACTATCTTCGACAACCGCCTTGCGCGCCTGGCTCGCCTGGTTGCTTCCGGTGAAACCATTCCAGGTAAAACCGCACCTGCAGCGCTGTGGCGACGGCGCAGCAGCCTGAGCCGGATCGTGGAAGCCGCGCGCCCCCTGTTGCGGCGCCCGGGTTTTCTGCTGGCCGTGGCAATCGTCGCCTTTGCGCTGCTGGCCGCGCTGGCACCCCATCTCCTGAGCAGCTACGCACCTTATGCCACCTCGCCTGCCGACAAGCTCACCGCCCCCAATGCTGCGCACTGGTTTGGCACCGACGAGCTGGGCCGTGATCTTTATACCCGCGTGGTGCATGGCTCCAGCCTCTCGGTACAGGCCGCACTGCTGGCGGTTGGCATCGCCATGGCCGGCGGCTTGAGTCTGGGGGTGATTTCCGGTTTCGCAGGCGGGCGCATCGATGCGGTGATCATGCGCCTGATCGATGTATTGCTGGCCCTGCCCGGCTTGCTACTGGCGCTGGCGATTGTCACAGCCATCGGGTTCGGCACCCTTCCGGTAGCCATAGCAGTAGGCGTAGGGATAATTCCCGGTTTCGCTCGCACCACCCGCGCAGAAGTGCTGCGGGTCAAGACGTTGCCCTACGTGGAAGCAGCACGTCTGGGCGGCGCGAGCTGGACCCGTACCCTGCTGCGACACATTCTGCCCAACGCCTGGGGCCCGGTGGCGGTGCTAGCCACACTGGACTTCGGCGCGGCGATTCTGGCGACGGCCGGGCTGAGCTTCCTCGGCTTTGGTGCTGAACCACCAGCAGCCGAATGGGGCACGCTGATCGCCAACGGTCGGCACTTTCTGATGACTGCGCCTTGGGTTTCGCTACTGCCTGGCTTGTTCGTGGTCGCTATCGTGTTCAGCTTTAACCACATCGCACGCACTCTGGAAGAGATTCAACGATGACCGACACCCCGCAACTGATCGACATCCGACACCTGGGCGTTGCCTATCGTTTCGACGGGCAGGTCAATCAGGCCGTGCGCAACGTTTCGTTTCAGGTCGCCAAGGGCGAAACCGTGGCGATTGTCGGCGAGTCGGGTTCCGGCAAGTCGACGATGGCCAACGCAATCCTCGGCCTGCTACCGGATAACGCAACCATCACCAGTGGCGAACTGCAGATTGATGGTCACGATCTGAGCCATGCGTCCGAGCGCGAGAAACGTCGGATTCGCGGCAGCGTGATCGGCTTGGTGCCGCAGGACCCGATGGTCAGCCTGAACCCGACTCTGCGCATCGGTCGGCAAATTGCCGAAGCACTGCTGCAGGCGCATGGCGGGCGTTATCCGACAGTCGATGCCGATGTGCTGGAACTGCTGCAGCAAGTCGGCCTGGACAAGCCCTTGTTACGCGCTCGTCAGTACCCACATGAGCTGTCCGGCGGCATGCGCCAGCGAGTACTGATCGCCATCGCATTGGCCGGCAATCCGCGCCTGATCATCGCCGACGAGCCCACCAGCGCTCTGGACGTGACGGTACAACGCAAAATCCTCGATCATCTGCAACGTCTGGTGGCCGAGCGTGGTATTTCCCTGCTGATCATCACGCATGACCTTGGCGTGGCGGCCGACCGCGCTGACCGGGTGCTGGTCATGAACAACGGCGAGCTGGTCGAACATGGCACACCCGAGCAGATTCTCGTCAACCCAGGCCATGCCTACACCCGAGCACTGGTCGCCGCCGCTCCAGCATTCGGCCAGCGCAAAAGCCCGGTCGCTCCACGCCGGGCCCTGGCCAATGACACACCATTGCTGAACCTGAGCAACATCAGCAAGACCTACCGTTTGCCCTACGTAAAAGGCGAAGAGGCAGAGTTTCAGGCGTTGCAGGATGTCAGTTTCAAGGTCTTTCCCGGCCAGACACTGGCCATCGTCGGCGAGTCCGGTTCTGGCAAAAGTACTGCGCTGCGCATTGCGCTGGGCCTGGAGAAGCCCACCCACGGACGAGTTTTACTGGACGACCAGGATGTCACCGACCTGGGCTGGCGCGAATTCAGACCACTGCGACGGCGTATCCAACTGGTGCAGCAAAACCCGTTCGCGGCCCTTGACCCACGCTTCACGTTATTCGAAAGCATCGTCGAACCCCTGGTCTCGTTCGGCCTGCTCAAAGGCCGCGAACTGGAGCAGGCCGCACGCCGGTTGATAGAGCGAGTGCAGTTGCCCGTGGCCTATCTGGACCGCCTGCCGCGCGAGCTTTCCGGTGGCCAGCGTCAGCGGGTTGCCATTGCCAGAGCGCTGGCCCTGCAGCCCGATCTGCTGCTGCTCGATGAGCCGGTCTCGGCACTGGACGTGTCAGTACAGGCGCAGATTCTCGACCTGCTGGTCGAGCTGCAAGCCGAGTCAGGCATCGCCTACGTGCTGGTCTCCCATGACCTTGCGGTGGTCGCCAGCGTTGCTCATCAGGTGCTGGTGCTCAAGCATGGCGAGACCGTCGAGCAGGGTCTGGCCGAGGATGTTTTTGCCAGACCTGAAGCGGCCTACACCCAGGAGTTGATTGCCGCGATACCTGGCCGGCGTCTGGAGTTGCAAACAGGGACGCACTGAGAAATACCTGGTCTTGCATCAATAGGTCGCACGATGCTTGGCATCCATGACGTCGGCGACTGCGTATATGCATATTCCTTATCGATATTTAAATTATTTTTTTAATAGCTATAGAGTTGCATCTTATGCAGCAAATGTTGCCGAAGCAGGACGCAGGCAAGACCAAGCTAACTTGCGCACCTGACCCGCATGTTCAGACCGCATCAGCAAGAAGCCCTATTCCCCTACTTCGAGCACCCGCAATGAAAGGCATCACCCCCCTGTCGTTCCCAGCCCTGATGGGTTCAGCGCTGCTGCTGAATGCCGTCATTTCATTCCCTGCCCTGGCCGGACTGCTGGAAAAAGGTCGCGCTGACGGCCTGACCGCTGGTATCGCCAATGAACAGCCCTATGCCTACATCGGCACCGACGGCAAAGCCACCGGGGCCAATGTCGAGATATTGCGGGCGATTCTAGAACCGCTGGGCATCAAGCAGATCGAGACGCCTATCACTGACTTCGGTTCGCTGGTGCCGGGTCTGGCAGCCGGTCGTTTCGACTTGATCGGTGCGGGCCTGTTCATCAATCCGAATCGCTGCAAGGTCATCGCGTTCTCCAACCCTGTGACACGATCCGGCGGTGCGTTCATTGTCAAAACCGGTAACCCGCTGAACCTGCACAGCCTCAAGGACGTCGCCGGCAACACCAAGGTGCGCCTGGCCACGCAACCTGGCAGCAATCAGGTCCAGGAAGCCAAAGACAGCGGTATCGCCAACAGCAATGTGGTGTTGTTCGACAAGGACACCGAGGCGTTGGCCGCCTTGCAGGCAGGTCGCGTGGACGTGGTTTATTTCCCGGACGCCGAAGTCATCAGTCTGATCAAGAAAGCCAACAGCGCGGACATCGAGCGCGCCTTGCCTTTCGAGCAGATCCCGGACGCCAGTGGCAAACCGGGCTGGAATTACCATGCCTATGGCCTGCCAAAAAATGATCCGGCGTTTGAACAGGCTTTCAACGAACAACTGGCCAAACTCCGGGCGTCGGGCGAGCTGCTGAAAATCCTGCAGAAGTACGGCTACACCGAAAACGAACTGGCTGACCCGACCATCACCGCAGCCCAACGCTGCAACCCATGACCTGCCTCGCCCCGCAAGGGCGCGCAGTAAACGGCCCTGACCCACACGAGTACGGCCATGCCTGTTGATACTGCAACACTGGAAACCGCAGGTTTCATTGCCAGACAACTGGCCCACGGCGCCTGGATTACCCTGCAGATCACTGTGCTTGCCGAACTGCTGGTGCTGGTGCTTTCGTTTGTAATCGCCCTGATGCGCCTGTCGCCGTTCCGGGCGTTACGCTGGTTCGCCACTGTGTATGTCGAGGTGCTGCGTGGTATCTCGGCATTGGTGCTGCTGTTTTACCTGTTCTTCATTCTGCCGCTGTTCGGCATCCGCCTGTCCCCCATGACCACCGGCGTGCTGGGGTTGGGCCTGACGTTTTCGGCGTATGGCGCGGAAATCATTCGCTCGGCACTGATCAACGTCAGCCAGGGTCAACGTGACGCTGTGCGTGCGCTGGACTTCGGGCCGATAAGCGCGTTTCGGCGAATCATTCTGCCGCAGGCCCTGCCGTTCATGATCCCGCCGATGGGCAATCAGTTGGTCGAGCTGCTGAAAACCACGTCGCTGGTCTCGCTCATCACCCTCACCGACCTGACCTTTACCGGCAGTCAATTGATCACCACGCTGGGCCAGCAAACGCTGATCTGGAGCATCGTGCTGGTCTGCTATTTCGTGATGGCCTGGCCACTGAGCTGGCTGGTCAAGCGTTATGAGCAGCATGCCACCGCGTGGCGCACGGCCAGGGGATGAACGATGGAGTTTGATATCGCATTCGCCTGGTCGATTCTGCCGGAGCTGTTTCAGGGCTTGCTGGTGACCGTGCAGGTCGTGGTGCTGGGGTTCCTGCTCGCGGTGTTGCTCGGTCTGATCCTGGCCCTGACACTGCGCTCGCAGATAACCATCGTGCATCGCCTGAGCAAAGGCTACCTGAGCTTTTTTCGTAATACGCCGTTGATGGTCCAGTTGTATGTGCTGTTCTTCGCGCTGCCGCTGGCGGGCATCACCTTCCCGGCGATCACCACCGGTGTAATCGGCCTTGGCAGCTACTACGCGGCCTACATTGCCGAAGCGTATCGCGGTGCCATTGACGACATCCCGGCCGGACAGTGGGAAGCCGCACGCGCCCTGGATTTCAATCGTGGCGACACCTGGCGGCGCATCATCCTGCCGCAGGCGTTGAAACCCATGCTGCCGGTGCTCGGCAATTACCTGATCGGCATGTTCAAGGAAACGCCGCTTCTGGCGGTGATTACCATCCCTGAACTGTTTCAGGCTGCCAAACAGATCGCCGGCATGACCTATCGTTACAACGAACCGTACACAGTGATGGCGCTGATGTTTCTGGCGATCAGTGTGCCGACCTCGTTGCTGTTCAAATACCTGGAAAGGCGCAGCCATGTCTGATCTCGCACACACCGCAATTCCGTCCGTCACCACTGCGCAGATACAGATGAAACACGTGGTCAAGGACTTCGGCCGCAACCGGATCATCGACCATCTGGACCTGAGCATTCCTCAAGGTCAGAAAGTCGCCTTGATCGGCCCCAGTGGCTCGGGCAAATCAACGGTATTGCGCCTTATCAAGGGCCTGGAAAACTACCAGCAAGGCAGCATAGAAGTCGCAGGCGAAACAGTGCCCGCGCGCGCATCCGGATGGCGCTGGCCTGGCGCACGCAAGGCTCCGGTGGAGCATCGGGTAGGCATGGTGTTCCAGCAGTTCAACCTGTTCCCGCACCTCACCGTGCAGGAAAATGTCACCGAAGCGCCGTTACGGGTGCTCAGACTGACTCGCGAAGAGGCCCTTGCGCGCGCGCATCAATACCTCGGGCTGGTCGGGCTTGCTCACAAGGCCGATGCCTATCCGAGCCAGCTTTCCGGTGGTCAGCAACAACGCGTAGCGATTGCCAGAGCGCTGGCCATGCGTCCGCAGGTCATGTTGTTCGATGAAGTCACGTCGGCGCTCGACCCCGAGCTGGTCGGCGAGGTACTGGCGGTGATTCGCTCGATTGCCCACGAATTTCAGATGACCATGCTACTGGTGACCCACGAGATGAAATTCGCTCAGGACATCGCTGACCGGGTGCTGTTCATGGAGGGAGGCCGCATCGTGGCGGACGGCACCCCGAGCGAAATTCTGCTGAATCCGCAAAACGAACGGACTCGAAGATTTCTGCAGCGGGTGGAGCAGCGCTGATTGCCAGCGCCGCTCTTCTTGCATTGTGAGACGTTTGAACGTCGCGACTTTTTGAAAGTGGCGACCATCAGATCCGGAAGCGCGCAACCATGTCCTGCAGGTTGCTGCCCAGGCGCGCCAGTTCCACGGTAGACGCCGCGCTTTGCTCGGTAGCCGTGGCAGACTGGTCGGCAATATCGCGTACGCTGATGACACTGCGATTGATTTCGTCGGTAACGGCGCTCTGCTCTTCAGCGGCAGCAGAGATCTGTTGACTCATCTGTTCGATGGTCACGATCGAATGAGTGATTTCAAGCAGCGATTCTTCGGCCTGGCGCGCCAGCGCCACGGTGCCTTCAGTACGTTGACGGCTGGCATTCATCAGCTCCGATGCCGCGCCAGTGCCATCCTGCAAGGACTTTATCAGCGCCTCGATTTCAGTCGTGGATGACTGTGTACGCTGAGCCAGCGAACGCACCTCATCGGCCACCACGGCAAAGCCACGGCCCTGCTCACCGGCACGTGCAGCTTCGATCGCGGCATTGAGGGCCAGCAGGTTGGTTTGTTCTGCCACCGCCTTGATCACATCGATGACGCCGCCAATCTTGTCACTGTCCTGAATCAGGCGCTGCATGGCCTCGCCCAGTTGCCCCACTTCACCGGCAAGCTGGCTGATTTCACGCGTGGCGTGTTGCACCACGCTGCTGCCATGGGCTGCACGATCACTGGCCTGTCTGGCGGCCTGCGATGCATCTTCAGTGTTCTGCGCCACTTCCTGAACGGTGGAAGCCATCTGGTTCATGGCGGTCGCCACCTGGTCGACTTCCAGTTTCTGCTGAGTGACACCCGCACTGGTCTGCTCGCTGACGGCTGAAAGCTCCTCGGCCGCCGTGGCAATTTGTGTCACACCATTGCTGATACCGCCAATCAGGGTCCGCAGCGATACGGTCATGTGTTGCATGGTGTTTTGCAGCAGGCCCAGTTCATCCTGGCGAGTGGTACTGAGGTCGTTGGTCAGATCGCCGTCGGCAATCCGACGCGCCGCGATCACTGTCGAATCGAGCGGACGGGTGATCTGACGGGTAATCAGGATCGCCGCGAAGATGCCCAGCAGCAATACGATCACCGCCACGGTGAGCAGCTGGGTTACTGCACTGTCTTTTTCTTTATTGGCACTGACAACCTGACCCGCCATCAGCTTTTCCGCACTGGTGACGATGTCCATTGACTGCTGGCGAAGGCTGTCGCGAATCTGATCGTTCTGTTGCATCAGTTGCGAGATGGAGACCATCAACGACTTGTACTGTTGCAGCGCCGCGAGCGCCTCATCCACCGCCGGGCCGGCCTTGTTAGGCAGTTGATTGCGCGCGCTGCCCACCTGAGCGATCAGCGAATCGGCAGCGTCGAAAGTAATCTGCCTGTTTTCAGCAGTCGGGATACTGATATAACGGCGAAACACCAGGCGAAAGTTGGTCATGCCATTGCGCAGGTCGCCGGCAATCTTCACTTGATCGATACCGCTCTGGTCCAGCGAGCGGGAAACGTCGTCAAAGGTCTTTTGCAGCAGTGTCTCGAAACTTCCGCTGACCTGTTCGGAAATGGTGATCAGCGGCTGCATGGCCTGATCAATTTGCCGATTGTTATCGACCAACTGGCTGAACGTTTGCTTCAAGACACCCGCCTGGTCGCGAATCCCTCTGAGCATATCGGCGTTGACCGGAACGGTCAGAATCTTCAGGCCGTCCTCGATGGTCTTGCCCAGGTTGTCCATAGCCGACGTATAGCCCTGCGAATTGCTCGCGTCAGGCTTGGCGGTGTAGGTCTGCGCAGCGATCCTGAGGCTCAGCGCATCGGCCTTCACCTCTGAAACCTTGGCTGCCTTACCCAGCCGTTCGATTAGCAGGTTGGTGCTGAGGTAACCGATCGCGGTGACCGTCAGCACGCCCAGCAGTATCAGACCGAAGCCTACACTCAGCTTTTTGCTGACCTTCAAATTGTCCAGCCATGTCGACTTCATCAAATCTTTCCTCGGGATTTATCGTGATACCCAAGGATCGACTGTTCGCGGAACAACTTAATAGCCGCGGCGATTGCAAAGATTGATCGAAGAGATAGCAATATGACATGAGCTTTTTTGGCACTCTGTCAGGCCAGCACTTGAAGCCCCGAATACCTGGCCAAAGTCCGCCTTCAGGGTCACACGCTCACGGAGTTTCACAGACCTATAGGTACTCATCATTGTCGGTGATAGTAACCTTCGGTTTATTCGATTCGTTAATAACACCCCGTGCGCAACAGAATCCGCCCCATTCTTCACTATTGGCGGAACTTCCCATGCACCAGACAATCAGCCATCTGCGCTACCCTCTCACCGCCCTCGCCTTGATCGTCATCAGTGCTTGCGGCCGTGCGCCGGAAGCCACCAGTGCGCCTGGCGCAGCCAAGGTCAGTGTGGCCAAGGTACTGGAGCAGCCAGTCAACGAGTGGGATGAATTCACCGGTCGTCTCGAAGCACCTGAAACCGTCGAAGTGCGCCCGAGGGTCTCCGGTCAGATCGATCAGGTAGCCTTCACCGACGGCGCGCTGGTCAAGAAAGGCGACCTGCTGTTCCAGATCGATCCGCGCCCGTTCCAGTCGGAAGTCCGCCGTCTCGAAGCCCAGTTGCAACAGGCCCGCGCAGTCGCTTCGCGCAGTGACAGCGAAGCCCAGCGTGGTGAGCGTCTGCGCAGCAACAATGCGATTTCCGCCGAGCTGGCCGAATCGCGGACCACCTCGGCGCAGGAAGCCAAGGCTGGTGTCGCGGCCATTCAGGCGCAACTGGACCTGGCTCGACTGAACCTCAGTTTCACCCGTGTCACCGCACCGATTTCAGGTCGCGTGAGCCGTGCCGAAATCACCGCCGGCAACATTGTTACCGCCGATGTCACCGCCCTGACCAGCGTGGTCTCCACCGACAAGGTCTACGCCTACTTCGACGCGGACGAACGCGTGTTCCTCAAGTACACCGAGCTGGCCCGCAAAGGCCAGCGCGGTCAGACCACGCCGGTGTACCTGGGGCTGTCCAACGAACCTGGCAACCCGCACCTGGGCCAGATGAACTTTGTCGACAACCAGGTCAACCCGAGGACCGGCACCATTCGTGGCCGCGCCGTGTTCGATAACGCCGACGGTGCGTTTACCCCCGGCCTGTATGCGCGCCTGAAACTGGTGGGCAGCGGCACTTACTCGGCCGTGCTGATCAACGACGAAGCGGTGGGCACCGACTTGGGCAAGAAGTTCGTGCTGGTCATGGACAAGGACAACAAGCCCGCCTACCGGGCTGTCGAGCTGGGGCCGAAAATCGAAGGCCTGCGCATTGTGCGCAATGGTCTGGCCAAGGATGACACCATCGTCGTCAAAGGCTTGCAGCGCGTTCGTCCCGGCCAGCCTGTGGACCCTGAAGTCACTCCGATGGCCAGCGCCGACACCCTCGCCGCACTGCTCAAACAACGCCAGGCCCTCGAAGCCAGCAACCTGCCACAAGTGGCGCCCAAAGCGGCCGTCAAAATCGCCAGCGCTGCCGCGCCGCGCGGCTAAGGGACTCGTCCGATGAACTTCTCCAAATTCTTTATTTCACGGCCGATCTTCGCCGCAGTGCTGTCGCTGCTGATCCTGATCGCCGGTGCCATCTCGCTGTTCCAGCTACCGATCAGTGAATATCCGGAAGTCGTGCCGCCAACCGTGGTGGTACGCGCCAACTTCCCCGGCGCCAACCCCAAGGTGATCGGCGAAACCGTGGCCTCGCCACTGGAGCAGGCGATTACCGGTGTCGAAGGTATGCTCTACATGTCATCGCAGGCCACCGCCGATGGCAAGCTGACCCTCACCATCACCTTCGCACTGGGGACCGACCTGGACAACGCGCAGGTGCAGGTGCAGAACCGCGTGACCCGCAGCGAGCCGAAGCTGCCTGAAGAAGTGACACGCATCGGCATCACTGTGGACAAGGCCTCCCCCGACCTGACCATGGTCGTGCACTTGACCTCACCGGACAAACGCTACGACATGCTGTACCTGTCCAACTACGCCGTGCTCAACATCAAGGATGAGCTGGCGCGACTGGGCGGCGTCGGTGACGTGCAATTGTTCGGCATGGGCGATTATTCGCTGCGGGTCTGGCTCGATCCGAACAAGACCGCCTCACGCAACCTGACCGCCACTGATGTGGTCAATGCGATTCGCGAACAGAACCGTCAGGTCGCCGCTGGCCAGCTGGGTTCTCCGCCATCGCCGAATGCCACCAGCTTTCAGATGTCGATCAACACTCAGGGCCGCCTGGTCAGTGAGGAAGAGTTCGAAAACGTAGTCGTGCGAGCCGGTGCCGACGGTGAAATCACTCGCCTCAAGGACATCGCCCGCATCGAACTGGGCTCCAGCCAGTACGCGCTGCGCTCGTTGCTCAATAATCAGCCTGCGGTAGCCATCCCGATCTTCCAGCGTCCCGGCTCTAACGCCATCGACATCTCCAACGATGTACGCGCACGGATGGCCGAGCTCAAGCAAAGCTTCCCGGAAGGCATGGACTACAGCATCGTCTATGACCCGACGATCTTCGTCCGCGGCTCCATCGAGGCAGTGATTCACACGCTGTTCGAAGCACTGATCCTGGTGGTGCTGGTGGTGATCCTGTTCCTGCAGACCTGGCGCGCATCGATCATCCCGTTGGTGGCCGTACCGGTCTCGTTGATCGGCACCTTTGCGGTCATGCATATGTTCGGTTTCTCGCTGAACGCGCTGTCGTTGTTCGGCCTGGTGCTGGCGATCGGTATCGTGGTCGACGATGCCATCGTGGTGGTGGAGAACGTCGAGCGTAACATCGAGCTGGGCCTGGAGCCGGTCGCCGCCACGCACAAGGCCATGGCCGAAGTCACGGGGCCGATCATTGCGACGGCGCTGGTGCTGTGCGCCGTGTTCGTGCCTGCGGCATTCATTTCCGGGCTCAGCGGGCAGTTCTATAAGCAGTTCGCGCTGACCATTGCCATTTCGACGGTCATTTCCGCCTTCAACTCGCTGACCCTGTCGCCTGCACTGGCGGCGGTAT encodes:
- the ehuD gene encoding ectoine/hydroxyectoine ABC transporter permease subunit EhuD, yielding MEFDIAFAWSILPELFQGLLVTVQVVVLGFLLAVLLGLILALTLRSQITIVHRLSKGYLSFFRNTPLMVQLYVLFFALPLAGITFPAITTGVIGLGSYYAAYIAEAYRGAIDDIPAGQWEAARALDFNRGDTWRRIILPQALKPMLPVLGNYLIGMFKETPLLAVITIPELFQAAKQIAGMTYRYNEPYTVMALMFLAISVPTSLLFKYLERRSHV
- the ehuB gene encoding ectoine/hydroxyectoine ABC transporter substrate-binding protein EhuB, with the protein product MKGITPLSFPALMGSALLLNAVISFPALAGLLEKGRADGLTAGIANEQPYAYIGTDGKATGANVEILRAILEPLGIKQIETPITDFGSLVPGLAAGRFDLIGAGLFINPNRCKVIAFSNPVTRSGGAFIVKTGNPLNLHSLKDVAGNTKVRLATQPGSNQVQEAKDSGIANSNVVLFDKDTEALAALQAGRVDVVYFPDAEVISLIKKANSADIERALPFEQIPDASGKPGWNYHAYGLPKNDPAFEQAFNEQLAKLRASGELLKILQKYGYTENELADPTITAAQRCNP
- the mexE gene encoding multidrug efflux RND transporter periplasmic adaptor subunit MexE encodes the protein MHQTISHLRYPLTALALIVISACGRAPEATSAPGAAKVSVAKVLEQPVNEWDEFTGRLEAPETVEVRPRVSGQIDQVAFTDGALVKKGDLLFQIDPRPFQSEVRRLEAQLQQARAVASRSDSEAQRGERLRSNNAISAELAESRTTSAQEAKAGVAAIQAQLDLARLNLSFTRVTAPISGRVSRAEITAGNIVTADVTALTSVVSTDKVYAYFDADERVFLKYTELARKGQRGQTTPVYLGLSNEPGNPHLGQMNFVDNQVNPRTGTIRGRAVFDNADGAFTPGLYARLKLVGSGTYSAVLINDEAVGTDLGKKFVLVMDKDNKPAYRAVELGPKIEGLRIVRNGLAKDDTIVVKGLQRVRPGQPVDPEVTPMASADTLAALLKQRQALEASNLPQVAPKAAVKIASAAAPRG
- a CDS encoding ABC transporter permease; translated protein: MTIFDNRLARLARLVASGETIPGKTAPAALWRRRSSLSRIVEAARPLLRRPGFLLAVAIVAFALLAALAPHLLSSYAPYATSPADKLTAPNAAHWFGTDELGRDLYTRVVHGSSLSVQAALLAVGIAMAGGLSLGVISGFAGGRIDAVIMRLIDVLLALPGLLLALAIVTAIGFGTLPVAIAVGVGIIPGFARTTRAEVLRVKTLPYVEAARLGGASWTRTLLRHILPNAWGPVAVLATLDFGAAILATAGLSFLGFGAEPPAAEWGTLIANGRHFLMTAPWVSLLPGLFVVAIVFSFNHIARTLEEIQR
- a CDS encoding ABC transporter permease — translated: MSRYILSRIAQALLVLWGAYSVTYFILYLLPGDTLSIMLSASGVEIDSLSAQDLAQAKLYYGLDRGLFEQYVDLLWGAMHGDFGNSLTLNRPVSELLIERLPQTLSLAGLAIVLSLIGGIGLAYLTAYVRWQPLKVALSRLPSLGFSVPVFWMGLLFIQLFAFTLGWFPATGNQGFSSLILPAVTLAIPSAAVYAQVLQRGFQGVWKEPYIITAYAKGLTRAQVQARHAFKNAALPLLTLIGLQVGNTVSGAVLVETIFARSGVGRLAQEAVLRQDIPVVLAIVAVSAAAFVVVNLIVDLLYPALDPRIAHMPKVS
- a CDS encoding amino acid ABC transporter ATP-binding protein codes for the protein MSDLAHTAIPSVTTAQIQMKHVVKDFGRNRIIDHLDLSIPQGQKVALIGPSGSGKSTVLRLIKGLENYQQGSIEVAGETVPARASGWRWPGARKAPVEHRVGMVFQQFNLFPHLTVQENVTEAPLRVLRLTREEALARAHQYLGLVGLAHKADAYPSQLSGGQQQRVAIARALAMRPQVMLFDEVTSALDPELVGEVLAVIRSIAHEFQMTMLLVTHEMKFAQDIADRVLFMEGGRIVADGTPSEILLNPQNERTRRFLQRVEQR
- the ehuC gene encoding ectoine/hydroxyectoine ABC transporter permease subunit EhuC, which gives rise to MPVDTATLETAGFIARQLAHGAWITLQITVLAELLVLVLSFVIALMRLSPFRALRWFATVYVEVLRGISALVLLFYLFFILPLFGIRLSPMTTGVLGLGLTFSAYGAEIIRSALINVSQGQRDAVRALDFGPISAFRRIILPQALPFMIPPMGNQLVELLKTTSLVSLITLTDLTFTGSQLITTLGQQTLIWSIVLVCYFVMAWPLSWLVKRYEQHATAWRTARG
- a CDS encoding methyl-accepting chemotaxis protein gives rise to the protein MQHMTVSLRTLIGGISNGVTQIATAAEELSAVSEQTSAGVTQQKLEVDQVATAMNQMASTVQEVAQNTEDASQAARQASDRAAHGSSVVQHATREISQLAGEVGQLGEAMQRLIQDSDKIGGVIDVIKAVAEQTNLLALNAAIEAARAGEQGRGFAVVADEVRSLAQRTQSSTTEIEALIKSLQDGTGAASELMNASRQRTEGTVALARQAEESLLEITHSIVTIEQMSQQISAAAEEQSAVTDEINRSVISVRDIADQSATATEQSAASTVELARLGSNLQDMVARFRI
- a CDS encoding dipeptide ABC transporter ATP-binding protein yields the protein MTDTPQLIDIRHLGVAYRFDGQVNQAVRNVSFQVAKGETVAIVGESGSGKSTMANAILGLLPDNATITSGELQIDGHDLSHASEREKRRIRGSVIGLVPQDPMVSLNPTLRIGRQIAEALLQAHGGRYPTVDADVLELLQQVGLDKPLLRARQYPHELSGGMRQRVLIAIALAGNPRLIIADEPTSALDVTVQRKILDHLQRLVAERGISLLIITHDLGVAADRADRVLVMNNGELVEHGTPEQILVNPGHAYTRALVAAAPAFGQRKSPVAPRRALANDTPLLNLSNISKTYRLPYVKGEEAEFQALQDVSFKVFPGQTLAIVGESGSGKSTALRIALGLEKPTHGRVLLDDQDVTDLGWREFRPLRRRIQLVQQNPFAALDPRFTLFESIVEPLVSFGLLKGRELEQAARRLIERVQLPVAYLDRLPRELSGGQRQRVAIARALALQPDLLLLDEPVSALDVSVQAQILDLLVELQAESGIAYVLVSHDLAVVASVAHQVLVLKHGETVEQGLAEDVFARPEAAYTQELIAAIPGRRLELQTGTH